The Stigmatopora argus isolate UIUO_Sarg chromosome 6, RoL_Sarg_1.0, whole genome shotgun sequence region TACCTGTAACTGTGCAATCTCTCCTTCCCTCAGTTTGAGTTgggactgcatattctctatgATGCTGGAGCCACCGGACAATCGGGCGACTTCATACAAGTTTGTTCCACTCATTGACATGGACATCGTCCCACTTCCCATTGTGTGGTCTGAGGAGTCATCCTTTggagagagggaaaaaataatCTGAACATGCTGAACAAGTATATCAAGCAGGGCTCAATTTAAGTTGGTTTAAAATTATACTAGTAACAGTCAAAATTTGGACACAGACTGGGGGAGTCTATATTTGTCCCCATAATTATTTAATGACGGAtagttaaaattaaaatgtatctcAATACGATAACATATGATGAGTTGCAGtttaaaatagaatttaaagagccaaaaaaagaaatacatgagAAATTAAGAACCTTGCACTCACTGTATTGTTTTTGTAACTAATGTATACCTGTGAAAGAATAGATGAGTGCAAAACAGCATTGTCAGGCCCACTAATGGAACTTGAGCGGGACAGTGAAGGTGTGGAAGAAGCTGGAAGATCATGGGTTATGCTCTGCAGCAAGAAGAAAAATAGCACACCATTAATAAAGACAATTAAGAGAGTGGACAAATACCTTCTTCAAAATTTATCCTCAGACCTTTTCTTTGAGTGCCTCTTGTGCCAAGtaacattttttcttctcctgTTCTACCTTCATTTTTTCCATCTCTAGTTGATTAGTGAGCAGGAGCTGTGACGGAAAAGGGGAGACACATTATAAGTTAAGTAAGACATCTTGTAGAAGATAATAAAACGCCACATTAAAAGCATaccttttctttctttgcttCTTCAAGCAGGCGACTGTGCTCTCCTTGGAGATTCACCAACTCAATATGCTCCctacaataaaataattcactCAAGACAGTCAGTGGAATCTAAACCTAAAAGAATCAAGATATTCATCACTaaatgaaatgtgtattttctaTACAACCTATGGTACATTTTATCAGGGGAGTTAAGATTTGTATTTAGTCATCTTTCTGACATTTTGCTTCCATTACTAAAAGTAGTAGATAAGTGGTTGGGATTTCCTGAATCCAGATATAATAATGATTAGCTAATGGTATAATTTCCTATGCAACCAAATAAACCTTATCGATGTTTATCATGCTTTATTTTGGTAACTAGGTATTTTAAACTAAGTGAATTTACCAAGTAGGTAGGGTCACATTACAAAATTACACGAATTTAAgtgaaacagaaaataaatattactatatacaaattaaacaaacaaaaacctgGTCTGATAATGGGTCAGTCACAATAATATAGGCCTAATAGGGTAACATGCTTTAAATTTGTACTTTACTACCTGCTGTTTTCATCTTCCAGTTTTTCTCTTCTACTCTTCTCAGTCTCCACAAGTGTGAGGACTCTGACCTTTTCCTGGCGAAGCAAGGAATTCTGGGACTCAAGCGAGGCCAGCTGGCACTTAATGGAGAGTAATTCTTCTGTTGCAGCATGTTCCTTCTCAACCGCAACAGCTAGTTGTGCCTGGGCTTCCACTGTGAGCAGAAGAGATCAGAAGAAGCAGAATAAGAAGACAACCTATTTATAGGTCTAATTAGTTTTCTTTGTTTCGGGGTGGGAATTGTATTATACACAATTAACAATCCTGGgcacattttgatgtttttcacAAACATGCAATTCTTACCAAGCCTATCAGACATGCTCTTCTCTATTTTTTCCCATGATACTGTTTGTCCACCCAGGGAAGCCTGCAGGGTCTCAATTTGACGTAGCAAAGGCCTCGTTGCTGTAGCCATATTTTGACTGAGCTCCTGGTTTCTTGACTCAGCCTCTTGGAGCCGCTGTGGAAGAAGTTAAGAACAAGTGCGGGATAAAGACAACTCCACTCACATAATGGGATAACGTGTCCATCAGTACATTACCTGCTGCAAATCACTGATCTCCTCTCTCAAATAATCTTCTTTCCTTGCCTGCTGTTGCTCTGCCCTCTGAAGTGCCATTCTCAGGTCAGCCACCTGCATGACACATTAATAAGCCTTACTTGAATGGCCATTCCTATttgatttccattttaataAAGTCTAATTTGCCTGTTCACTTAACTGTATATATGCGCGGTGTGCAACAGTTAAGTGAACAGGCAAATtacactattaaaaaaagggCAAAGAGGCAAACAATAATATTTACGATGGATTGATGTGATGGTATCAACTGTTCACTTAGCCCTTCATGTGAAGGAAAATGTTTACTGGTAAGTATGGTAAGAAAAATGCAGTTGAATACATGCTTAAAGCACAGTTCTGTGTTACCTGATCTACAAGAGCCTCCTGCTGCATCCTGGCCTCCACTTGGGCCTTCTCAAAGGCCGAAGTTTGCAACTCTTTGGCCTGTATCTCCCTACTTAGAGCAGCTGCTTGAACCTCACTGGCTCTGCTTGCATTAGCTTTGTGAAGCTCTGCAATTTCcctaaaacaaaatgaacaagCATATATTAATcacaaaaaatatcaaacatGTTGCTAAACTTGCATCGTTTTGTAACAATAAATCCAAGTAGAAATAAAATCTCATAATTGTAAAAAATCTGCAACTGCAGAAATCTGTTTGAAGTTCTTCCTGCCAAAGTATGGTCAACCAGTTATTAAATCCATCCAAATACATGAGTGGAAAAAAGTATAGGTCAGGCATTATTGTATACAGACTTAGTTTAGATAAAGATTACAATAAGTTCTTTGAATACTGTATGCAGAAATTAAAAGACAATAATTCCCCCTGATGTAATATTTGAGTAAACCAGTGGTGATTACTTGTAAGAGTTATCAAGAGCTGCCTGGAGACTTCTGTTTTTCTCAAGCAGTTCTTCAGAGCTCATCTGCAGTCTGCTCTGTTCCTTTTCATGACACTCAACAGCTGTGTTCAGTTTCTTGATGTTTTCTCTGTGTTGTTTTTCGACTTCTTCCTTCACTTCCAATACCTAAATAAAATGTGTGCAACAAAAATATCTTGCTTTAATCCCAAAATCAGATAGCATGGTTTTCTAAAAGTAATTtacttttaatttgattttgtcCATGGCATGCAAccttaaagttaaaaaaacaaaaacaatggggAACAGCACCTTTTGTTATACATTTCTAAAGAAAACATAGGTGtctatttttctgtttgttttaatttaatttgaaatgttaCCAGTATCTTACCTGCCTGTACTacatttatgttgttgtttttttatgtttaccaTGTTTACAATTGGCTACAATGGATTTTATACGCAGGAATGTTTCTAACAGCTCAATAATGCCTACCTGCTGTAGGTTTCCAACTTCATCCTCCAGatccttgatttttttctgctgcttGGCAAGTCTCGTGTCACTGTCCTTCTCCTTCACACGCAACTTCTTAATGATGTTACTGTGCTGAAGCTGTTGTTTGGATAACTTTTCACCTTGAAATCAAATAGAAAAGCAAACACGCGTTAGAACTTAGCATTTTGTGCCAAACCTTTAATAAAGTGATTATAGAGAATTGTTGTACCTTCTTCCAGCAGGCCCCTGATCTGTTCTTCCTTCTCTTTGATCAGCTCCATCGTATCTCTGGAACTGAGTCTTAAAGATAGTTCTTCTCGAAGGCCTTTTATTTCCTGTGAAAATATGCCAACCTTGAAACAAATACTTGGGACGTGCTGGtgatttttactttgaaatgaaATTTAGTAGTTTAGAAAATATAACTATGTATCGTCGTATACAGTAGATAAAGtagacaaagtttttttttaaattaccttcTTGGCTATATCTCTCTCTTTACAAGCCAGCTGAGCTTTCCTTTCAGTGTCCGCTATGCGCTGTGTGAATTCATCTTTTAAGGATTGAACCGTGGAGCTCTCCTCCTTCAGAGCTATAATTTCACTGCAGGGGAAATACATCCAGTAGTGTAAAGGTTTATCATCATAAGTGTAGTAATGAAGTCTACAGCCTTTGAAAATCACTTGTCATTACTGgtactttgttttcatttgggTTGATGCATTGCTACAAATGGATTTTATCATAGCAATTATGAGTTTAATGAGAGTTTGTATTGATTAAGAGtattaattaatgaataataatgaatgattttatcattttgaaataaatggaaagaCTTCACTGAAAAGAACAAAGAAACTTTCAATTTAAAAGGTTTCTGAGCCacataaattacattttcattgcACATGATATACTCACTCCCTAAGATTGTCACACTGTTCATCCACTGTAGCTTTGTCCTTGTTGATTGCCAGCAGCTGAGATTCTCTTTTTTCAAGGCGACCAGACAACTCCTGAATGACCTACAGTCACACAAATTGGCATATCAGCTATTGATATTTTTATccagaaaaatattgatttaaaacagaCCTTCTGGAGTTCAAAAATCTGGACCGTCGAGACACCTTGGATTCCCTCTGTATATGCTGAAATAAACTCGGAATCCGATTGTGCAAAGTTTGCCTCCAACTCGTGTTTTGGCTCGACCAATTGCTCAGGTTGTTCACAATTTACAGGCGTCACACTGCGTCCACTCTCCTCCATCTCATCCAAAGACTGCTCGCTCACAGCTGCAGTAAAACACTCATCGTTCTTATCCTCTTCTACCACACTTGTCCTTTCCACCAATTCACCTTCCTGATTTTCACTAGCACTCAATGAAACATCAGTTTCCACCAATTCACCTTCCTGATTTTCACTAGCACCCAATGAAACATCAGTTTCCACCAATTCACCTTCCTGCTTTTCACTAGCACCCAATGAAACATCAGTTTGAGGCGCAGCACCCGACGTTACAGAAGCGAGTGTCCGACTGCCAGAGTTTTCGTCATCCGAGTTAATCTCACTGACACTCCGACTATCCAGCGACTGTACGCTGAACGAATCAATGCGCTCAAAGGCATCTGAGGATGAACCGCAACTCTCTGTGAGTTTTGGATAGTCTTCGAGGCGAGGGAAATCTCCGCACGCCGAGGTGGAAAGAAGTTGGAAGGAGCCATGCATCAAATGAAGGCCAGCCTTTCCTTCTCCTGTCTCTTGCCGAGAGCTGGCTGAGCTCTCACTCAAGACACTCTCATGGTCCAATATTTCAATATCACTGGTAGTAGATGTTCCTGAAGAGAAGGCACTAACTGGAGGGGAGGGGGTGTCACTCTGACGGTCTTCTGGCTTTGAGTCTTTTTGCTCTAGCTGTACATCCGGGGAAGGTTGGGGGGCTGGAGGATCAGAATGCGTAGTCTTTTCAGATTTAGTAGAAGCTGTACAAGATTCGGAAGGTTCTGAGGGACTTTTTCCAACCGGGTAGTCCAATTTAATCTGTGACCACTCTGTGTTAGAATCAACAGAATCTTCACTGACAGAGTTTTGATTCACTCTGGTTGTATTGGTCCTTGTTTCATCTGAGCTGCAAGAAATGTCAGCAGAATTTTCAATGGGAGAAACCGGTTGGAGGAGGACAGTTTCCTGCTCCGATGATTCAAGCTCCACCACTTGATCATCAACATCTGTCTGACAATCGTGAGATGAATCAGCAGACTCTGTCTTTTGGATCTCTAGTTTCCCCATcgacaaaacatttttcttattgTTCTCATTTTCCTGAAGCTGCCTCTGGGATTTAGCAGGGGGTATGGACACTACCTGTGAGGAGGTGACACATTGCACATCTCCAGGTGGCAGGAAGGCACTAAAAAAGTTTTCGGATTCATCCACAACAGTCCGGGTGACGGGTGTAGTGATGGCCTCAGAGGTAGGTGGAGTTGAAATCTTTTCTTCCGGTGGTGCTTCCCACTGGGTCATCCCCCATCCTCCACTTAATGATAACTTTTCAGTCAAAGTCACATCTGACAAGGAAAAGATATTGTGCTTAATTAAACACAATAGATAATCATTTAGAACTGTTAATTTATCAAATGAATGTTGTTAACCCACCgtcatacggcatcacagtgccATCACTCCATTGGCCGTCTTCTTGTATGTCCAAGACACGATCGATTGATTTCTGCGCTGTTGTTAATGCTTGTTTGGCAAAGGTGGACAGATGAGTTGCGTTGAACCAACTCATCTTGCCTATACGACTAACAATTCAGCTAGCGCCAGCTTTTTGCGTGGATCTTAAACAGAAATCAGCTAACACAGAAAAGCCAATTCATCTTGGTCTGCAATTATTGGCTTTTTACCGAGCACTAACGTAAAAAACGATTCGTTATTGCAAAAAGAGTCAGTCAGGAGCGCTTTGTTGACAGCTCACTACTGCACGGCTAGTTAGCTAAGGTTAGTATATGAATAGCGTTACTCATAGCTCATAATAAAGATAGACGGTACTCCGATGACCGCTATCAAAACTTCGGTACCTGACAAAACTGTTATCATCGTCATCTAAGCGATCCTGGTGTCAATTACGTTTGTTTTGGACGCGCATAACCAGTGAGCTTGTTGCATTAGCGATGTCATTACTTCCGGTACACGTAGCAGCATAACGTCACACTGCCTCGTCTGACTCAGGTTTTGCCTAAACCATCTTTTAATTCCTTTGTGACTGCCTTTTGAGTTATTTCTCAAACAATTCCCATATGAGTTATTTTGTTTCTGTaaacatcaaatatttttttaacctttcagTGGACACTATAGGACAgccattccaaaaaaatggtcagatctttcaaaaaaaaccacccaaaaactaaaaatatttttcactttaaaacttaatttttcatAAATAGTTGTGACGAATAGTGTCGGCACGACTTCTGTTGTGTTGTGTATCAGCTGAAGGTCTTAAAAGTGTTACATCTGGGTTTTGGCACCGGAAGTGGAGTCTGTACTTGACAGCAGTGTTAGCAAGAATTTGCCAACAGGGGGCAGCATCAATATGTTTTCTTTCACAGgcagaaatctaaatattcccCACGTTTTATGtttaactttatttctatttactGCACTAATTGCTTTGATACCCTACCAATGTCATTACATATATTTTGTGTTTACCTGAATAATTATTTAACAGTCTGAAGGATTATACAGtagggcaaaaaaaacatttttgttatttaaagttGTCTTAGtagaaaaaatgtcaatttctcAAAAGTAACTGCTTTCACATCAATAAATTTGACAAATGATGAGACATAACAGCTGTTTAAAACGAGAAAAAGTCCCAATAAATCTTGATATGCTGCAATGGGCTGCCATCAGAGTGTAGGGTTACACGAAGCATTTAGTGTGAATGGAAGACATAAAATTGAGAATCTGTGATTAAGCTTAATGACTTTAGCAAGGAAGATAGCTCCCACTAGTATGTGATTTACTGCATCGGCATTGAGTTAATGAACCCTGTGTTTAATTTCTCATTCCACAATGATTAATGAACCTAAGAGGGTCGTCCATGCATGTTAATAAGTAGGCAAACATAATTTTTCATTCTGTCCAAATTCTCAAATGTTTTaggaaacgtgaaaaaaaagtgctatCCTCCACTTCCTTCTCAAAAtacaactgattttttttcagggtttaCCTGAAACTGATGCATTTCTTTGGGAAATTGTGCATGCTTCAATAACCACAAACTTCACAATTGCAGAGTAATAAGTATGAGACTCAATCACGAGTCAAAAGTGTGTTTGAGTCAGATCCTCCCAGCCCTGGTAATAATGCTAACTTTACATATTACATTTATGAATACAATTCTGAACACTTAACAAACGTTTACATATACTACATTGACGTAGGTAATTCTCAAAGGACCCCCGCCACTATCCATTCATTACTAATGCTGATGCCAATATGTTGAAGGTACAGATTTCTGAACCAAGGCAGGCATgaaataaaagtcaaaacattctTCAGTTTTGACACGATTGTATAGATTCCCATGAAATGCCATCTGTCATCCTCCCTCCTTATTTAGGACATCATGAATGTCACCATTGTGACTTTGAGATGACCTTACCTTCAATTTCAAAGTATTCCGTACAGCCATAGACTGCATCCAGCTTTTGAGTAGTATTAGTGTTTTTAAATGTGGCATCAATTTCAGTAAAACACAACATTTTATGACCACTTCTCTTCATTGTTCTACTTTGCTGTACTTATTTTATCTTCTAAATGGCCAACTTTGCACGGATGTCTTCACATTAAATTCCCCTTTGACATCTTTGTGTCAGGCTCTCCAAAGAGGTTTTGATTGTGCTAATGATAATGTGTCACAGGGCTGTGTCCCATATTCCATGCAGCAAAATGGGAATGCCACAAGCTGAATTTGTGTTGTTCTCTACTAACATGATTGATGACTCCCTTTGCAGAGGTGCTTTGATTAGGATGCCGATGATTTATTACCACTGCTCACAATATAATTAGGTTCTCTATTTACCCTCAACAAAACAATACCTTCTTGCTTTATTATCCTAGTGCGTGTCTCATAGTGTGAACAAAAGGGTAATCACCATACATGGTGTTTTAAAAGATTGGGCTCTTTCAAATCTGATAGTTCAATTTTGATCCAGTCTAAGGATATTAGTGAAATAATTGAACATGACATGATTTGAAATTGTTTAgagtgtatttattttaaatgcaagAGTTGAATaaatggcaaccaatttagggtgtcccccacctagtgcttaaagttggctaggatagggtCTTATgcggataagtggtacggaaaatgattcAATGAATGGACGCAATCATTTTCAAGCTCTGCAAAGGCATTTCTAGCTGCAGAATCTTAAATCGGAAGAACGGAAATCCCCCTCAACCCTAATACTCAcccaacacacaaacacacgcactcAGATTTTTCAACAGCGTTTATTCCGGTCTGCGCTTCCTATTTCCTATCCTCCTCAGCATGCTTCCTGCTTCGCCGTTCCTGCATTACCATTGTCCCCTCATCGCAGAAGAGAATATCTAGTCTGTCAACAGTCACCCAAGAATTTCCTCAATGCTGAGCACCTCCCgatcatattcatttttaaatgtttgatcAAACTGCAATATTTCAGTCATTTGGACAATCCAGATTTATGATTAGATGATGTCGACAACggaatttcttttcaaatgtaaattGTGTAAATGTTGGTGGAGTTTAAACAACCAAGTAACCCACCAGTAAATGCTAGCAATCTGATATAATTTTGGGGACATACAGTAGttttaaaatgacttaaaaagaTTGACACCACCACTTCTGTCTCTCCAATTTCTAGTTTTCCTCACACTTTTCCAAATATTGAGATTATTCTATTGGCAGGTCCTGCAGATATTTATAACGTGACAAAAAGTGTTGtaatttttataaaataatataaactaGCAGGGTGGGGGCCTCACAGCCCTGAATATACATACGGCAAGTAACACCACTGATCCATGTCATAGTAACACCTGTTTTAGCAACTGGAGGCCCTTTGAGTTTAATTATCTGTGAAATTTAAATTGTTTCAGTGACACTTATATTGCTATCGCAGTCTCATTGCAGCAATATATTTGCAAATGTCATCTACCTCCTACTGGCCATATCATTGCAGTGGGAAGTAAATGCTTCATTGACTTTAGTAATGTTACGACCTCATATGTGCATACATTGTTATACTTAACATAAACTCTTTATATTGTACAGCACCAGGGTCATAATCCTATCAACTGACTACTaagaaagaaaactgtgcaTACATGCTGACATACACAACATTAATCTGCTTGATTGTTGTTGAATTTATTGCTTTGCACATGCATACTGTTTGCATTGTAAGAAAACTAAGAACATATCTTACAGATATACAGTACAccacataaaaatatataatgacaCCATATTTGCTTGTATGGATTGAGTTTTTGCTTGTTACACCCCACCGGTGATTAATCGTTGTTTATTCTTTTCCTATAATAAAGCATTTTAATGTTAATTCTTTATTTAGATGGTTTAAATGCATTGTGCAGACGACCAACCGAGCGTATGCGGGTTAGATTATAGATTATAGCTCTGACAATCAGGAGTTTCAGGCTGAGGGTACGGCTGCACCCCAGCAATCATGCCACGCTGAGGTGCCATGCTCACTATAGTTGCCAATCACTAAATTAGGTAATTAATACTTTGGAGTACGACTAAAATAGAATCTTgaatcaaacaacaacattttgcgCTCTGTGCTACTTTTTCCACCTGTGATTAAAGAGGGGAATTATAGTTTGTCTTCCAGGATCCCTCTTATGACAGCCATTCTTGACACCCACATTCTAGATGCAACAGTACACCAAAATGCTCAGAAAATTAAACTAGCCACTGGGGTAATAAAAATAGTGTACGTACTCCTAGCTATGTTTTTCCCAAGACTAGTCGGATGCTGGGGGGCAGGTATTACCATAGTAAGCCTGGGGAGAGTGGATCATAGCTCAGAATTTAATCATCATGCTAGATCTATTGCGATTTACAGGTTCTTCTTCAAAAACAGTTTAACCAGAAGACTGGATCATTTGATGGCAGCCTATTTGGTAGAGATATTAATTCTGGGTTCAGTTTGCATCATTGTATCTTAAAAATTCTATGTCAATTTGGTTGGTATGACCCTCTAATGTATGACCCTTTAGAACGGACACCAAGGAGCAAATTAATAATGAAGTAGAAAATGAAATTATGCTGAGTCATTAAGTTTATTGCTCTCTGTAGTACATAATGGACCTGCCAGTGATTGTAAACCCGGGCACAAAAATCTTGGATTATAGATGAAATCCCTGAAATGTTTTATGATTAATATACCTGAGCGGCTCAATGACCTCCTTCATTGACACAATGAAAGCACTTCATTAGTTATACAATATAAAATGCATGAAAACATTCTGACAGTTACTGGCTATTTCCATTTGATCATTACGTATGAGAAATACTATGTCTTATGTGGATATAAGTAAAACATCTGCTTGATGGAATCGCACAAACTCCAGAGCCTTTCCCAATTTTGAAGGGTACAACAGAATAGTCACCAACCATTGTCTTGCATAGGGGAACCTGGAGTGTAGTCAAGTAGCAGTCTTATTTTCAACAGCTTTATGCTTCTTTTCTGCAGTGAGAATTGAAACAGGACACTCAGTTACGAAGCCCAGATTCTTACAGATACCACATTAATAATATACTGGACTGATAAGATTCACTGATATTACTGACAGATTAATAATTACATTCTAGAATATCAGATGTATGAGTctgataaaaaacaaaaggaaatgaaCACATAACACTTAATATGATAATAATATGGCTGATTTGCCACAAATCCTTTAACCTATTTTTAAATGGCCTATTAGGCAGTTTGTATTGAAGCAGATGAATATGGTTGTCATGTAAAGATAATGACACAATAAATGAAATATAATACCTTTTGAAATACTTGTTTAGTAATATAGACTTGCATTTGAGGAAATCTTATTGAGTGATAAATTAAAATTACCAATGAAACCAAATAAATCCTCATTATTATTCTTCAATGGTTCTATGAGAGGAATCCTGACATCAACTCAAATGTTCTTGGCAAGAGGACTATTTAGCGTGCAGTAAATTGCTAAGGAATCAATACAGCTCCATCCCATCTTGGATATTTTCCCAAAGCTTTCACCACTTTATGACTTACACACTGAAACATCCCAAGAGAAAAGACCATAACGGTATTTTCCACCCTTGAAGAGCGGTactttttaaactttattttctgGTCAATCAACTTCACCGTATCTGTACTATATTAACGCCTGGTCTGCAGCTGCTGTATTATAGTTTGAATTCAACGGGTAACCTTTGAacacatataataataatcgtaaTAGTAGGTAGTCTATAGGGCTTCTATGTGATGTGTTTCAAGATGTGATATTAGAAAATCTTTCAGTACAGTTAGCCTTAAGCCAATGTTTGATAGGAGCCATATATTTCTTTGGGCTGTATTAGACCCGAGGTAACACTGATGTTGATAAATGTGTGTTGCAGACTAGAGGATAAAAGCATAAATGCAGGTAGGAAAAAAAGAGCTCATATTGCTTAGAAGAGGAAACATAAAGAAAGATGTCCCTTAAGGGCATTTTACAAAATCACCTCTGAAGAAAGCCTACACAGCCCTGAGGGTCCAGTCTCAAGTGGACCAGCCCATTGGTTGATACAGACATATATCAGCCTACCTCCATACACTGTCTCAGAAAGAAAAGCTAGCTTTTGTAAAATTCCCACCTTGGATTCTAAATGTAAGCATAACAAGATGCTAACTGGGTAACTAGTAAgcaataagaagaaaaaaagggcagAAGGCATGGTGTTGTTTGCACGATGACATACTCCAACATCACACTTCCACATGAGGACGTATGCGCATTGAGGTGGGAATTTCTTCACAACAGCAGTTTTGCTTGGTGTTGAAAGATCTAATCAGCAGTGTTAATCATATGCAATGCTAGAAGACTAAGAGACAGATTTTATGTTCACCAGCCACAAAATTAGTCGTCCTCATAGTcctattccagctgacattTGTCATCAGTCATTCACATATGAGCAAACAATCATTTCTAATTGAGACAATAATGTGTCCTCTATGAACCTTGACCCTGACATGCACAGGAACCCTATCTTTGTCCATCATTTTTCTATATTCCTCCAATAGCAACATAATGTCAAGTTTTCAAGGCTGTATGTTGTTCATTTTAGACCAATAGAAATGCTAAACTTGTAAACTTAACATTTTGGCTAATTAGATTTGCTCACACAGCATAAACAAAATGTTGATATAATGAATGATGTCAGCCTCCAGCCGCATGCATCACCAATATTGAATAAATTTGAATGGCAGCAGCAAAGTTGTCAGAGCCCCTGTCTGGCAACAATGAAATTCAATGACACTAGCACTGCTATTTATGAGTTTTGATTAATTGCTGGGAATTGCTTCTTCCGGACTCATCGTGCAGGAATCACTGTTGGCACTCATCACCATAATCAAGTTAGTGTTTGGACTGCCCTTGCATTGTCATTCTACCAAGTAATGAATGCACATTGATGATGAGATGGTGACAGTCCTGTCCTCTACAGTTAAGCATACAGGTGCACAAATTGAGGTGAATTATCTCAATCTGTGTTGATCAAAATGAAAA contains the following coding sequences:
- the tmf1 gene encoding TATA element modulatory factor; translation: MSWFNATHLSTFAKQALTTAQKSIDRVLDIQEDGQWSDGTVMPYDDVTLTEKLSLSGGWGMTQWEAPPEEKISTPPTSEAITTPVTRTVVDESENFFSAFLPPGDVQCVTSSQVVSIPPAKSQRQLQENENNKKNVLSMGKLEIQKTESADSSHDCQTDVDDQVVELESSEQETVLLQPVSPIENSADISCSSDETRTNTTRVNQNSVSEDSVDSNTEWSQIKLDYPVGKSPSEPSESCTASTKSEKTTHSDPPAPQPSPDVQLEQKDSKPEDRQSDTPSPPVSAFSSGTSTTSDIEILDHESVLSESSASSRQETGEGKAGLHLMHGSFQLLSTSACGDFPRLEDYPKLTESCGSSSDAFERIDSFSVQSLDSRSVSEINSDDENSGSRTLASVTSGAAPQTDVSLGASEKQEGELVETDVSLGASENQEGELVETDVSLSASENQEGELVERTSVVEEDKNDECFTAAVSEQSLDEMEESGRSVTPVNCEQPEQLVEPKHELEANFAQSDSEFISAYTEGIQGVSTVQIFELQKVIQELSGRLEKRESQLLAINKDKATVDEQCDNLRDEIIALKEESSTVQSLKDEFTQRIADTERKAQLACKERDIAKKEIKGLREELSLRLSSRDTMELIKEKEEQIRGLLEEGEKLSKQQLQHSNIIKKLRVKEKDSDTRLAKQQKKIKDLEDEVGNLQQVLEVKEEVEKQHRENIKKLNTAVECHEKEQSRLQMSSEELLEKNRSLQAALDNSYKEIAELHKANASRASEVQAAALSREIQAKELQTSAFEKAQVEARMQQEALVDQVADLRMALQRAEQQQARKEDYLREEISDLQQRLQEAESRNQELSQNMATATRPLLRQIETLQASLGGQTVSWEKIEKSMSDRLVEAQAQLAVAVEKEHAATEELLSIKCQLASLESQNSLLRQEKVRVLTLVETEKSRREKLEDENSREHIELVNLQGEHSRLLEEAKKEKLLLTNQLEMEKMKVEQEKKKCYLAQEALKEKSITHDLPASSTPSLSRSSSISGPDNAVLHSSILSQDDSSDHTMGSGTMSMSMSGTNLYEVARLSGGSSIIENMQSQLKLREGEIAQLQLEICSLERSRSVMAEELVRLTNQNDEMEEQVTEIPKLRTEFKDLQSRHNTILQMYGEKAEEAEELKLDLEDVKSMFKTQIDELLQNQK